TGAAGATCCGGATGGATGAGATCCACAGCCAAGTTTAAAAAACTGAAAAGGTAAATTCtgtcatatttatttatagtcaTGAGATCTTTTACCTCTTCCAATTCCAAATACACCAAggatttattataaaattccatgatgatgtatgtatgtatgtatgtatgtacagTATGGTGATTGGTATTGTAGGCAATCCCTTGGTTAGTCGCGGGCTGGGGTGATTAGAGAAATATAAGGCATGCTGCCAATGAATAAAAGGGCTGAGAGGGAGGGAGACATGACTAGTCATTAGTTAATGAATTTCGGTGTTAGGGCAGGAAAGTTGTAGACCCTCAAGTTTATGCAGAATTCCAATTAACTAGATTTTCCCTATTCCTTATAATAAGATACCTGGTGCCTATTAATTGCTATCAGAGTGACAACTCATATCGGCCAAGAAATCTGGATTTATTCatgtttttaaatataaatgatgGAGATTATTTTTGtctgatatttttttaatttttatcatagCAGTTCtagatatttttcattataatCTGGCAATGGTGACTGGATCACGACGGTCCCCTTATCCAACACTTTTAAATATGATTGCATTTTTATCCTTCCAACAAATTTGACCAAGGTTGGAGTTGTATGGCTGTCCTTGTTTTGGACAGTCTTTGGAAACCTACTGGAAATAATCAAATGCCAGCAAATAGTTCTTGGAAGTATGCAATTCAGAGTATTTTACACAACCCTTTTCCACGAGGACAAGGTAATAGGGGATAGTATTAATAGGTACTTCCATGGTCATATAGCAAGTTATTTTAGGTTGGGATGATTAGAGAAATAAGTAATGCTGCTTATAAATAAGAAGATGGGTTGAGAGGGAAAAATGGCTAGTCATTTCTGCGGGCTTTAGGGTAAAAGAAGGTTGCAGACCCTTCAAGTTCTGCAGCATAGTAATTAAGGGGTCTTTCTTTACTCTTTGCAACAAGATCGCCGGTTCCTATCATGTTTTCACACACGCACCGAGGATCTTATACATGATCGATTCATAAGGCTTTTCCAACACTAAACTAGCAAATAGCAAGTTGGTAAAAATGTGTTGGCTGTTTTCTGAGTTCCTTAGTAATGATGTGTTCATTGTTTTCTTTATATGTTAATTTATCTATATTGATGTTGCAGGTGTAATGATGTTGCTGCAATAGATATCAACATGGGATGCCCCAGGGCATTTTCTTTGAGTGGTGGGATGGGTGCTGCTTGTTGTCCAAACCCGAGCTTATCAGTGACGCAAGTCTAATAGTTTATCGTTGCTTTGGTTGTGGTAAGATACTGGATTTGGGCCTAAGCCCAACATCTGTGCTGAACATGAAGTTAGAGTGGAATGCTGATATGGGTAGTTTGTTTGTTAATAAGGAAATTATAGGGAGAGTAGGGGGGAGAGAAGGAAGTAATACATTCACTTTCGTACTATTTTGTTCTTGGGTTCCTATTAATTTTGCAACATGTTTGAATACTTCCTCTTTAAAACATGATACAGTGGAGCTTGCCAGGCGAATTGAGAAAACTGGTGTTGATGCTATTGCAGTTCATGGAAGGTAATCtccaaatttgtttattttttcaggACCTTTCCAAATTAAGGGGAAACAACCACATGGTTGTTTTAACTTTATAAGAGCTCATTTTCAAATCACTTAACAAAACCAATGAACGAGCATCATCCTActatccttcaaaaaaaaaaaaaagcatcatCCTACTAGTTGGTTTACGTAGATCAATGTTTTAAAGAATTCACCCAAATTTTGTTGAACATTACATAGCTGAGTTAACTGTTCTCAAATCGGTCAAAGTAGGATTAGTAATTTCCAGATATGTTAACTTTTCAGACAGCTAAGTTATTCCAAATAACTACAACATGCCAAACTATTGGCACATTTTTGTTAGAATATCTACATAATGATGCGTAATAAATTAGTACACacacatataaaaatttatattcataATTGGGGTAATTATGTTACCTTTTTAGAATATTGGCTTAGCTTGTGTTATCAATATGGCGGTTCGTGTCGCggaaaatgaaagaaagtaaaaaatccACTATGTCATATGGCGGTTAGTTTTGTGGGCAAAAGCAGAAGTGGCATAACGGTTAAAATAAATCTGttccaaatataaaaattaaagctGTATGCAAATAAAATAAGTTGCATAAGAATGAAAGGTGTAGCCACAATCGCGGCAGTCCGCGGCGGGTCTGTGTAGCAGCCACATGCCCACGTAGACAAACAAACAATACACCGCTAAGTTAGATCATGACTTTATTAACCGTCTATCTTTGTTGCTTTAAAATCTGCctcatgtttttgttttaatctatTTACAGATATGTCTTAGATAGGCCCAGAGATCCGGCAAAGTGGAGTGGAATTGCCGATGTTGTGTCAGCACTATCTATTCCAGTTATAGCAAATGGTGATGTCTTTGAGTATGACGATTTCCAACGCATTAAATCTGCTACAGGtatctgattttttttctcttcaagaTTTTAGCAATTTTCAgttatttattaaattgtagagACTATTCCATGAAACAAACTTGTCtgagtatttttttaacataaatttcAGAAGTATGAGTTGTCTTTTCCTTACTTCATGTTCTGTTGCAACCTAATCTCTGTCCTTGTTAATGAGTTCTTCAATGAAGGTGGGTTCGGAAGCAAAACCCCAAGATCAGGAGTTGTTTATACCATATGAGAATTGagcttttgaaaattatttgataatctGGATTACAAGCTTGAATCATGATATATGAGCTAAGCCAAAAATATGCTAATCGGGAACTAAGGAAATACAATATActctaatagttatatattttattttcctaaTAATTGAAGACACCATTCTATCCTTAGAGAAATCTGCATATTTACAACAATATATGTGCTTATTTTTCATCATGATAGTGACTGGAAACTCACTTTTCATAATCTTTTTTACTTAAACCCATCCCAGGTACATAATCTTTTTTACTTAAACCCATCCCAGGTAATACGCACAGAAGCTTCATTTTGTAGTTGATTTTTTCTTGGACGACTCATGAGAACTATCTTGTAACCTAGTGTTCTCAAATAATGCAATAGGCGTTTGTTAATCTTGTCCTCAGAAAATAGGGCCACATAACTGCCGGGACTTGCTCTGGTTTCAACTAGATTTTGCACATCAACCCAAAGTTCCTCAAATACTTCTTCATCTGAAACCATGTCTTTTATCATATTAACCAACATGGTTTTTTGTACCCTCTTTATCATCACTCTTATTGCCCATGACATTAAAATTTGGCATAACGTACATCTTTCAGCATTCCATTTCACTTTCAGGCGCcaaaatattatatcctttaaGATTTCATAATCAGCCTCATTGTTCCCCTTTGGAGTTGGGTTGTAGTTAAAACCTTCAATCCACTTGTCTAAAAATCTCTTGCAGTACTTAGGGTTTGAATAAACCTCAATCGGAGGCAAGTCTTCCCAAACTTTGATAACATTTTTGTCTTCCAATTTTGCTTTTAACACTTGCTTCATCTTTTCAAGTGTTACATCTTTGTCCAGCcctaaattttcaaaatccCACCAGATGCCTCCAAGGTGTGACATTTCCTTTCCACCATATTTAGAGCTTAACATGCTTGAAATATAAATCAATATTTCAATGTCATAGGGAATCATCTTCCTGTCATTGATATGAAGTTCTATAGCTGCTGCCCTTAAAAAAATTGCAGTCATATCCTCAAACAGCCAATCTACTTTGTAACGAATCCTTTTGTTAAAAGTATATGCGTGTCTGATCTCTTCTTTTCCCTCTTCAATAGGAGAAGAGATAACACCTATACATTACAAAAACTATCAGTTTATGTCACATGATGTTAACCAAAGTAAACATGTTTCAATACTTACTAATTTTTGTTgtatgtttttcttcttcttcaattacTTTGCTACCCTCTTTCTTTTCCCTTGGGTGGCAATTCACTACCAAATACAATCAAAATAAGTTAATATGTATcgtaaataataaataaataaataaataaacattgaTTTGGTAGTGCTCACTTTTGTGACGAAGACATTTTATTCCGTAAGGTTCAATTGTAGCTTCATTAATCGAAGCCTGAAACAAATTTgtttacaattattatttacATTTGAAATAAAgtgatacaaattttttttttactgatagAGAGCTAACTTACCATGATTTTCTTACTAAGCTCGCTGATATTTCCTTCTACCTTCATTGAATCTGAATGACAGTCTGCTACTTCAGTTTCAAGATTTTTTCTTGAAAT
This genomic interval from Trifolium pratense cultivar HEN17-A07 linkage group LG6, ARS_RC_1.1, whole genome shotgun sequence contains the following:
- the LOC123890708 gene encoding uncharacterized protein LOC123890708 isoform X2 produces the protein MPQGIFFEWWDGCCLLSKPELISDASLIVYRCFGCGKILDLGLSPTSVLNMKLEWNADMGSLFVNKEIIGRVGGREGSNTFTFVLFCSWVPINFATCLNTSSLKHDTVELARRIEKTGVDAIAVHGRYVLDRPRDPAKWSGIADVVSALSIPVIANGDVFEYDDFQRIKSATGVISSPIEEGKEEIRHAYTFNKRIRYKVDWLFEDMTAIFLRAAAIELHINDRKMIPYDIEILIYISSMLSSKYGGKEMSHLGGIWWDFENLGLDKDVTLEKMKQVLKAKLEDKNVIKVWEDLPPIEVYSNPKYCKRFLDKWIEGFNYNPTPKGNNEADYEILKDIIFWRLKVKWNAERCTLCQILMSWAIRVMIKRVQKTMLVNMIKDMVSDEEVFEELWVDVQNLVETRASPGSYVALFSEDKINKRLLHYLRTLGYKIVLMSRPRKNQLQNEASVRITWDGFK
- the LOC123890708 gene encoding uncharacterized protein LOC123890708 isoform X3 — protein: MPQGIFFEWWDGCCLLSKPELISDASLIVYRCFGCVELARRIEKTGVDAIAVHGRYVLDRPRDPAKWSGIADVVSALSIPVIANGDVFEYDDFQRIKSATVNCHPREKKEGSKVIEEEEKHTTKISVISSPIEEGKEEIRHAYTFNKRIRYKVDWLFEDMTAIFLRAAAIELHINDRKMIPYDIEILIYISSMLSSKYGGKEMSHLGGIWWDFENLGLDKDVTLEKMKQVLKAKLEDKNVIKVWEDLPPIEVYSNPKYCKRFLDKWIEGFNYNPTPKGNNEADYEILKDIIFWRLKVKWNAERCTLCQILMSWAIRVMIKRVQKTMLVNMIKDMVSDEEVFEELWVDVQNLVETRASPGSYVALFSEDKINKRLLHYLRTLGYKIVLMSRPRKNQLQNEASVRITWDGFK
- the LOC123890711 gene encoding tRNA-dihydrouridine synthase B-like isoform X1, translating into MPQGIFFEWWDGCCLLSKPELISDASLIVYRCFGCGKILDLGLSPTSVLNMKLEWNADMGSLFVNKEIIGRVGGREGSNTFTFVLFCSWVPINFATCLNTSSLKHDTVELARRIEKTGVDAIAVHGRYVLDRPRDPAKWSGIADVVSALSIPVIANGDVFEYDDFQRIKSATGI
- the LOC123890711 gene encoding tRNA-dihydrouridine(16) synthase-like isoform X2, whose amino-acid sequence is MPQGIFFEWWDGCCLLSKPELISDASLIVYRCFGCVELARRIEKTGVDAIAVHGRYVLDRPRDPAKWSGIADVVSALSIPVIANGDVFEYDDFQRIKSATGI
- the LOC123890708 gene encoding uncharacterized protein LOC123890708 isoform X1 translates to MPQGIFFEWWDGCCLLSKPELISDASLIVYRCFGCGKILDLGLSPTSVLNMKLEWNADMGSLFVNKEIIGRVGGREGSNTFTFVLFCSWVPINFATCLNTSSLKHDTVELARRIEKTGVDAIAVHGRYVLDRPRDPAKWSGIADVVSALSIPVIANGDVFEYDDFQRIKSATVNCHPREKKEGSKVIEEEEKHTTKISVISSPIEEGKEEIRHAYTFNKRIRYKVDWLFEDMTAIFLRAAAIELHINDRKMIPYDIEILIYISSMLSSKYGGKEMSHLGGIWWDFENLGLDKDVTLEKMKQVLKAKLEDKNVIKVWEDLPPIEVYSNPKYCKRFLDKWIEGFNYNPTPKGNNEADYEILKDIIFWRLKVKWNAERCTLCQILMSWAIRVMIKRVQKTMLVNMIKDMVSDEEVFEELWVDVQNLVETRASPGSYVALFSEDKINKRLLHYLRTLGYKIVLMSRPRKNQLQNEASVRITWDGFK